The DNA segment CCGGCAATTTTCCTGTTATGGTATAGTTTTTTTGAGCTGCTGCCATAAAAGGCAGCAGTATCAAAACTGAAAATATTGTTTTTTTCATTTTTCTATTTTTATAGATTAAGAGTTATCTTTTTTAATTTAACAGTAAAATGCCGCCCACAAAACCTATGTTATAAGTGATTGTTGCTGATGCTACATATGGATTTGCTGCCAAAATGGTAAAGCGTAAGTATCTGGCTGTTGTTAATGAAGGCAAAGTTATAGTGTGCATTCTAGCAGTATTGTTGACATTGATTGCATACGTACCCTTATCTGTCCAGGTTATGTTATCTATACTTGTTTCCACTTTAGCAGAGGTTGTCTGAGCTCCATTGGCAGCGGTTAAGGCCGTCGGAAAAAAATAGTCTAATCCAGGAAAGGTAACATTTCGTCCATAATCAATGGTCAGGAATTGCGGCAGCGGCACGGTGTTAGAACTTGCCCAAAATGTTGTACCTGTAGCTGCATCAATTGCTCTGCTTGCTACGTTGGTTCCAAATGTAGAAGATGCAGTAGCAGTAGGAGTATATCCGGCATGGCTCATATAACGTGGTTCTTTTGTATTAAAAACATAATAAACCACTTTGCGTGTCTTTGGATCCTGTGGTATGCCATCTATAGATGCAATGGTTAGCGGCAGCACATAAGTGCTGAAAGGCTGTAGTGTAGTCTGAAAACTAAGATTCAGTACCGCTGCTTCTGAAAGGTTGGTGCCCGGAGCAATGGCTACCGTTGGCTTATAATAAAGATAGCTTTTTGTAGGAAGTAAAAGGGCGGTATTGCCATATTTTAGCTTATAATCTGCTATTTTAGTCGTATCAGTAGCAAAGGTCACATAATGAACATCCGAAGACGAGCTACCTTGTAGCGCCGCTTTCATTTCCACGCTAACTACGGACACATTTCTGATATCGAAATCTCTCGCCACTACATCTGTTGAAGCCGGCACATCAAAAGTTACCCTACCTTCTGGCAAGGGTTCGCGGCCAGTTTTGTCTTTTTTGCAAGCCATAAACAATAGCACTACCGTGCATATTGCCAATAAATTTAATTTGTATGTCTTCATCTCTTAAATTTTATAGTTATGGATTTTGGGGCATATCCGGGTTAAAGGCAATCACCTGAATAGGGATTTGCAGCGTGTATCTTGGGCTGTTCGGCTCAAGCGTGGCAACTACTGTGTTCTGTGCATTGGTGCGGATTACTGCTGACATCCTGTTCTCCATATCAAATCTCCGCATATCAAACCAGCGTAAGCTATGGAAAGGTAATTCACGTCTTCTTTCGGCCAGCACTTCGTTAAACACAACACTCTGACTTGATGAAGTAAAATCCCTGCTCTCAATTGGCGTACCCGTATACCTGTTCCTGCGCACCTGATTCAGGTGGCCAAGTGCCGTAGCCAGGCCATTCGGGGCAGTACTTCGCGCCGCACATTCTGCCGCAATTAAGTGCATTTCCTGAACAGTTGTACCGGAATTGGTTAGCTGGAAAGTTGGTGTAACTGCAGCTGCGTAAAACGCAGTCGCCCCTCTTACGGTACTGGTCCAGCTCGAATAAAAAATTGTTCTCCTTGTGTCGTTGCCCGCAAACGAGCCTTTCAAATCTAAGGTTATCGGGATACCAGCAGCAGCATATCCCTTACCATAAATTGCGTCCGGATGAGACACTACATTTTGCGTGGTGGGAAAGGAAGCAGGGGTGGTATAATCAATCATTGTGGCACGGGTATTGGCCAGCGCCAGCTCAGCATAACGCAGCGCTTCACTATATTCCCTTCTGTATAAATAAATGCGTGCCAATACACTATATGCGGCAGCCTTAGAGCCACGAAACCTAGCGCCACTGTTGTCAGCAGGAAGGTTCGGGATAGCCACATTGATATCATCCAGGATGTGTTGATAAATTTCAGCCGTTGTAGCTCTTGGGGGTGCTTTTTGACTTACATTGTCTGAAGTGACAAAAGGCACAGCCAAATCGGTGGATGCGGTTGCCGCATCGTAGGGCTTGGCATATTCATTCACCAGGTAAAAATACGAAAATGCACGGCCAAGTAAGGCTTCCGCCTTAAGGCTGTTCTTCTGTGATGCAGTCCCACCCTCAGCAGCGTCAATACCTAACAACACGGTATTATACAGACTAATGCGTTGATAGTGGTCAGCCCATAAATATGCCGGTGCTGTTACATCATTTGTAAACTGTGGCGCCCAGGTATAAACAAAGTCGGCAAGGCTAATTGGCGGAGTATTGACGCTTAGGTAATCTATATTGTCTGTCATATAATCCAAATAAGGACTACTCATCTCAGTTGTAAACGTTTGTGCGTTCAACCAAAGATCAAAGTCACCCGTTGTTTTCAGCAATTGCTTGCCCTTTGGTTCAACATCCAGATATTTATCGCAACCGCTAAAAACCATGCAGCAAACAAGCAATTGGGCGGCTATATATTTAAATTTCTTCATCAGTATAAAATTTTAAAAGTTGGTGAACAAACCAAGCGTATACGTAGGGGTTAAATACGATTTGGCATAGCTTCCTGTAGCCATGCTAAAGTTATAGCGGTTAAATCCGACGGAGTACAGGTTTGAAGCCTGGGCTTTGAGCTCAAAGTTCTTGAATCCGACATTTTTCATGAATTTAAGGTCATTTAAGCGGTAGGAAACTGTAACATCGCCCAGCGTCATGTAATCACCATGAACCACATAGTTGCTATTATAACGGTAAGCCAGTCCCGGAGCAGAGCTATTCAAATCAGTCAGGTTTGGAATGTTTGTTTTCAGCTCGTCACCGGCAACCCTCCAATAGTCGTTCGACCCTGGCAAAGGTCTGTTCTCTGCCGGAGTAGGTCTTGGCACCCGTACTTTAAAACCACCATAATAGTTGATCATGGCGAAGAAATAAAAATTACCAACGTCAACGCGGTTACTTAATCCACCGCTAATAGTTGGAACAGATGTTCCCGAATACTGTACCAGTCCTGAATTCTTATCTGACATTGCAGTAACCAGAGGTGTACCCGTGGAACTTGTATTTACAACATACGATGCCCCGTTCTGATCGTAAATAATAGGGTGGCCTTCATTATTGAGCCCGCGCGTATCATAGGAGAACATAGCACCTACCGGATAGCCACTTACATAACCCAGCACATCAAGTACCTGCGGATTGTACTGGCCTGTCCTGTAGACATCTAATACTTTGCTGCTATTTTTTGCCACCACTATACCTGTGTTCCAGTTAAAGTCTCTGGTAGAAATCCAGTCTGCTTTCAGGCTAAACTCTAAGCCATTATTTCTGATGCTGGCATAATTGATTAAGGCAGAGTTTGCACCAAGTGTTGGATCAATACTGGAATTACCCATCACATCGGTTGTTTTTTTGGTGTAATATTCAAAACTACCTGTGATATTTTTGAAAACATTAAAATCGAGCCCAAGGTTTAAGTTCTCGGTCTGTTCCCAGCGAAGGCCCGTATTGGCATTGGAGAACAGGACGAGAGAAGGAAGTGTTGGTGTATTGGCGTTATTGTTCCGGGATTGGGCAATGACCTGCGGAAGCGAAAGTTTAGCTACATTTCCATTAAATCCGTAAGCACCACGCAGTTTTAACTGGTGAAGCCAGTTAAAATTACTCATGAAATCTTCCTTATGTATGTTCCAGGCAGCACCTAATGACCACAGGGGCTTGTATTTATATTTTGGATCACTACCAAAAAGGTTTGATTGGTCGATACGGATACTTCCTGATAAGGAATAGGTATCTTTAAAGGAGTATACAACATTAGAAAAAGCCGATACATACCGGTCATCATCATAACCCTGGTTGAAATAATTCTCCAAAAGGCCAAGGCCATTTCCCGTGACAAGTGTACCACTGGTTCCCGTTACACCGTTAAATATCGAAGCGTAATCTACAGGCTGATGCAGCAAACTCTGATCGTTATAGCCAAAATAAGAGGCTAAATTACTTTTATTTAATACTCGGCGTATTTCAGCTCCTGCTATACCGTTAAGGGAATGGTTACCCATTCTTTTATTGTAATTCAATTGCGTACGTGCCGTATAGCCAGTTGAGGTGGCATTCTGCTGGCGTAGGAAATCTCCATCAGGAAGATTCCTTTTGAATGCCAGTGCAGGGTTAGCTGCAGTAGGTGTTACAGTATAATTGTTTACAAATGAATTCACTTCATTCGAACCCTGAGCGGCCAGGTGCCTGAACTCTGTACGGGAAGTTTCATATACCCCACCGAACAGCAAGTTAAACCCTTTTCCAATATCATAATTAAAATTGGCAATGGTCTTGTTGTTTAGCGTCCGCGTTTTATTGCTTACTTTATTCGCTTCAATCAAAGGGTAATAATTTTGATCCAACAAACCCTGTGACAGGATGAAACTATTGTAAACAGGCGCATAGCTTTGTGAAATGATGGCGGCAGGGTTGCCGTTTACATCTTCATAACGCTCATACCCCGCATAGGAAGCCGCACCTGGTACCGGAGCCCCGTTAACACGGTTTTCCTGATATTCAGTGGTCAGTTCCAGGCTCAGTCGTTTTGCGAGTTTAAGGGTAGTGCGGCCCGTAAGTTGAAATCTATTGTTGTCATTCAGGACTGCATTACTACGGTTACCCGTATAATTGGCCGTGATGTAATATAACGCGTTTGGCACACCGCCTGAAATGTTCAGGGTATTGGTTTGCGCAATTGCCGTCCGCTGGAATAAGCGACTGTAATCATCAAGATTATCATAATTAGCCAGTTCTGCAAAAGAGCTTTCAGCCTGTGCAGGTGTAATGATACCGGCGGCAAGCTGAGCCTGGATATAGAAAGGGATGGAACGTCGTACGTTACCTCCATTTGGTATTCCTGGTGCAAATAACAATCCCCAGCTACCAGGTGTAATAATTAATGATTGTCTTTCCCGTACGTAATTGGCATTGATGCCTGATGCCTCTGGATCCCAACGGTAGCGGCTGTAATTTTCCTCTGGTGTAATGCCCAATGTAGTCCTGAAATTGAACTGTGCCGCACCGGGTGTAGCTTGTTTTCTTTCGATTATGATGACACCGTTGGAGGCTCTTACTCCATATACGGTGGCAGAAGCGGCATCTTTAAGGATCGTAACTGATTTGATCTCATTTGGATCAATCATATCTAAAGTCAACTCCGTCGGATAGCCATCAACTACAATCAGTGGACTTTGGTTGGCCGACATGGTTGAAATACCACGAATGTTGAACAAAGGCCTCGAAGTGGAACTTATAGCACCTGGAGCTGTACTGGTAAACTGCACACTATTATTAATTAACAATCCAGGTAACCTGTTTACTAATCCATCAAGGAAATTGGAGCTCACCCTGGATTCGTACTCCTTTGTGCCTATTTGCGAAACTGCACCAGTACTTTGCTCTGGTTTGATTTTTTGGTAGCCCGTGTTGACTGTTACCGCAACTTCTTCCAGGTTTGCAACGGCAATATCCATCCTTATTGTTCCAAGGTCTTTTGAGGCTACAATCTCCCTGGTTTTATACCCGGTGTAACTAATGACCAGTATTGTCCCTTCTTCAACATTTTGCAAAAGAAACGTACCATCTGTACCGGCCCTGGCAATTTGTCTTTTTCCTTTGACCATTACACTAGCTCCCGGTAAGGCATGACCGGTACTGTCTACCACGCGGCCACGTACATCAATATTCGCAAACGCAGCCCTGATGTTATCCATAAAAGAAGGTTTTACCGGTTCTATTACGATGATCTTTCCTTCAATGGTATACTTCAGATTTAGACCCTTAAGTACAATGTCCATGGTTTCTTCAAGAGTAGCGTTCTGTACAGAAACATCGATAGATTTCGTTTTGTCCATTAGCTTTCTTTCCATAATCACGTCATAGCCGCTTTGCGTGCGGATAGCTTTTAAGATCTTTTCGAGTGGTGCTTTACGCTCATTTAAAATAATCCGTTGAGCAAAACCTGCAGCACTTACCTGCATTAAGGATGCTATTAAAATTATGGTGGTTAACCGCATAATAAATAATATTCTATCGACATACCGCAAGGGTACACCAAGTTTGTTAGTATAAATTTTATACATTTGTTAAGTCTGGTTATTAAGTTGATACACTGAAAATTTTATTGACGTAATGCCTGATATGAGCCGGGAGTGTAGCGAGCACCCTGGCTTTCTTTTTTGCATTACCGGAGTTTAGTATAAATTTACTTCATTACGGTAATCCTCCTTCCTTCAACGTTAAATTTTATTTTACCGGCCTGTTCAATTCGCTTCAATACCATTGAAAGCTGGCTGTCTCTTGAAATCCAACCTGCAAGTTCAATATCGTCAGGTACTGAAGGATCATAGCTGATCTCTACATTATACCAGCGGGCAATTTTGCGCATGGTGGTTTTAAAATCTTCCCCCTTAAATATAAAATCTCCGTTTTTCCAGGCTATAACATTTTCCAGGTCTACATCGGTCTCTATTTTAACCCCTCCATTCATTACCATTGCCTGTTCGCCTGGTTTCAGCACTTTCTCTTGCTTGCCCGCAGCAATTTTCACAGCACCTTCCAGCAGTGTTGTTTTGGTCTGGGCTTCATCACGGTAAGCCATGATGTTAAATTTAGTACCTAAAACTTCTACTGTTTGCCCGGTACTTTCTACACGAAAAGGCAGTACTTTATTGTGAACCACTTCAAAATAAGCTTCCCCATCAATTTTTACTTTTCTTTCCGAACCTATAAATGCAGTGGGGAAAGTGATGCTGGACAACGCATTTAACCATACACGGGTACCATCGGGTAATACGACCTGCCATTGGCCACCAGCTGGTGCTTCTATTGTGTTATACGTTGCAGCGGCGCCTGCCGAACCTTCGGGCACAATGTAAACCGGTTTGCCATTTACATCGCTCAATTGTACTTTACTACCATTTGCCAATGTTAATATTGCCTGGTTTCTCCCTGGCTTGATCTGAGCTGCCGCAATCTGCTCCTCAAGGTTGTCAAACGAATGTTTCCCATTATAATAAAACAAAGTTGCAGAAATAATGACAAGGATAGCAGCAACAGCAGCCACTCGTGGCCACAACCTGGCGAACAATGGTCGTTTAACCACCATAGTGTTTTGGATATGTTCATTTACCCTGAGATGAATGGCTGCTATCCTTTCATTCAGGTCGTCGGGTATAGCTTTTATCTCAGCCTGCCTTTCCAGCCCTGATAAAATAACTTCTTTTAACAGCGTTTTATTTTCGGGCAATTTAAAATGCTCCAGCAATAACTTAATTTCTGCTGAGCTGCATTGATCGTCCAGATATTTCGCAAATAAGGTATCGATTGGTTCTTTCATTTCCTGCAATTCGCTACTAATACACAGCAAACAGGAAAAGCAATGACTGTAAAATGGAATATTTCGTAACTATTTTTTAAAATCGTTAGATTTGAATGTTAAAAGGCCTGTTGTACATTGATCATTTTAGAAGATTCTTATCAAAATAACTTACTTGTCCGTCTTAAAACGGGTGATGAGACTGCCTTTAATGGGATTTATGAGGCTTACAGCAAACCCATGTACCTTAAAATCCTGAGCATGACCAAGGATAAGGACGTTGCCGATGAGTTGTTACAGGAACTTTTTATCCGGCTGTGGGATAATAAGGAAAAAATTATTCCCGGCAAATCCTTTCAATCCTACCTCTATACCATCACCAGGAACCTGGTTTACAATTATTTCAGGAAGGTAGCATCCGACAATTCATTGATTGAGCAGATGCTGCTCCGGGGCACTGACCATTACCTTAATGCTGAAGAAGTTTTATTGAGCAAAGAGAGTGCAGCACTTCTGAAAAATGCAATCGACCAGCTTTCTCCTCAAAGAAAAATGGTATTCGAGCTCTGCAAAATCGACGGTAAAAGTTATGATGAGGTTAGCAAGCTCCTTGGCATCTCTGTTGCCACCGTAAATAGCCATATCACTAAATCTATGCAATTGATCAAAGCATACCTTATCAAACATCAGGATACAGGCCTCTTGTTTATTGGCCTGTACCTGGCTTCAGATCTGATTGGCAAATAATGCCAAACTTTACTTTTCCTGCATCTCCGGTTTCCTAAGTGGAAAAATCATCCATAAAATGCGCGCTTACTCAAATACAACTGTTTTATTGCGGTAAACGAACACTCTGTCGTTCAACACCAACCTTAAGGCTTTTGCCAATACCGCTGTTTCAATCTCCTGCCCCGATTTTACCATATCGGCTACAGTAAATGAATGGTTAACCGGAATGATCTGCTGGGCAATAATCGGCCCTTCATCCAGATCGTCCGTTACAAAATGTGCAGTAGCCCCAATTAATTTCACCCCTCTTTCAAAGGCTTTTTTATAAGGGTTAGCCCCTGCAAATGCAGGTAAAAAGGAATGATGGATATTGATCACCTTATTGGGAAAATTAGCCACAAAAGCAGGCGAAAGGATACGCATAAATTTAGCCAGCACCACATAGTCCGGATCATAGGACCGGATCTTTGCAATGATCTCCCTTTCTGAAACTTCCTTATCTTCATGATAAGGGATCAGGAAAAAAGGAACGGCAAAACGTTCACAGATTTTTTGCAGTACATCATGGTTTCCGATTACACAAAGTACCTGAGCACCCAATGTATTAAAATTATTGCGGATCAGGATATCGGCCAGGCAATGGTATTCTTTCGTAACCATTACTACTACTTTTTTATCCGGAACCGGGTTTACCTGTATAACAGCTCCTGATGGGAGCACCTGCCGCATTTGCGCTTCCAGCAATACTTCATCCGAGACACCGTCTACTTCCAGGCGCATAAAAAAACGATTTTCTGCTTTATCAACATGCTCGCGCATAGAAATGATATTCAATTGTGCTGCTGCCAGTATTCCTGAAATGTCGGCCACCAGTCCCACCTGGTCCCTGCATTGTATAATGATAATCATGGGAGAGTATTTTTTTAAATTAAAAGGCAAGATAGCAATATCCGGGCTGCCCGGGATAAAGAATTTACATACTTTTGTATTTCCAGTTGGTAATACCTGAAAAACTATACATCATGCCCTCACAATTAAACAAAAAAGCCTCTCCCTTAATCGTTATCCTGGCCTTTGCCATAGTATATATCGTTTGGGGCTCTACTTACTTTTTTATCCAGAAAGCCCTCGCCGGCTTTCCTCCTTTTATCCTTGGTGCCTTCAGGTTCCTTGCGGCCGGACTGTTGTTAATAACATGGTGCAGCATTAAAGGGGAAAAGATTTTTGATAAAAAAAGTATCAGACAGGCTGCCATAGCGGGCATACTGATGCTTGGGATAGGCAACGGACTGGTGATCTGGGTAGAACAATCTATACCAAGCGGATTGGTTGCCATCCTGGTTTCATCTGCAGCCATGTGGTTCGTAATTCTGGACAAACCGAAATGGAAAGAAAACCTGCAAAGTACCTCTACAGTAATGGGATTGATTATAGGGTTTATAGGTGTTATCCTACTATTTGCAGAACAGGTAATGCATACGCTGAACAACAACCAGAGCAACACTCAAATTGTAGGTATTGTACTTTTACTGCTGGCACCAATAGGATGGGCAGCGGGTTCCCTGTATTCAAAATACAATACGACCACTACCGTTTCGGTATCTGTAAATACCTCCTGGCAAATGCTGGCCGCCGGTATCGCTTTTATGCCGGGTATCCTGTTCAATTCAGAACTTAAAGATTTCGATTGGCATATGGTATCAGCTGATGCCTGGTTATCAGTTGGCTATCTGGTCATATTTGGCTCTATTGCTGCTTTTAGTGCGTACGTATGGCTATTAAGTGTACGCCCGGCAACACAGGTGAGCACGTATGCCTATGTAAACCCCGTAGTAGCTGTTTTGCTGAGTATACTTTTTACCAGCGAAAAGGTCACTATAATCCAGGTTGCCGGATTGGTGGTCATACTGGGCAGTGTATTGCTCATCAACCTGGCTAAATACAGAAAAGAGCACCAGCTTAAACAAAAAACTGCCTACTCGAAATAATTAAGTGTTTTAAACCCACCTTGTTTCAGGTATTCATCTTTTTTCATCAGTTGCAGATCTGACTGGATCATGTCTTCCACCAAAAGTGGTAAATCGTACTTAGGTTTCCAACCCAGTTTCGTATTGGCCTTGGTCGGGTCGCCCAACAGCAGGTCAACCTCAGTAGGGCGGAAATATTTTTCATCTACCTGCACCACAACAGTGCCCGGTTTCAGATTGGCATCATTTAAACCTAGCTTTACAACCATTTCCTGGTCTACATCAATAATTACACCCCTTTCGTACTGGTCCTTGCCACTAAATTCAACTTCTATACCCAGTTCAGCAAAACTCATTTTCACAAAATCCCTTACTGTTGTGGTTATTCCGGTAGCAATTACGTAATCTTCTGGCTTTTCCTGCTGGAGGATCAGCCACATGGCCTCAATGTAATCCTTGGCATGGCCCCAGTCGCGCTGCGCCGACAGGTTGCCGAGATATAAACAGCTTTGCAGGCCCAATGCGATCTTACAGGCCGCGCGGGTAATTTTACGTGTAACAAAAGTTTCCCCTCTTAAGGGACTTTCATGGTTAAAAAGAATACCGTTACAAGCATACATCTGATAAGCTTCCCTGTAATTTACTGTAATCCAGTAGGCATACATCTTTGCTACAGCATAAGGTGAACGCGGATAAAATGGGGTACTTTCACTTTGGGGTACCGCCTGGACCAAACCATACAGTTCCGAAGTAGAGGCCTGGTATATTTTGGTCTTTTTTTCCATACCTAGAATACGTACAGCTTCCAATAGCCTTAATGTACCTATACCATCGGCATTCGCAGTATATTCAGGCATTTCAAAACTTACCTTTACATGGCTCATAGCTGCCAGGTTATAGATTTCATCAGGCTGCGTTTCCTGAATGATACGGATCAGATTGGTGGAGTCGGTTAAATCACCGTAATGCAATTTAAAATTTACACCTTTCTCATGCTGGTCCTGGTACAAATGATCAATCCGGTCCGTATTAAACGATGAGGACCGTCTTTTTAAACCGTGGACAAAATATCCTTTTTTAAGTAAAAACTCTGCCAGATATGCTCCATCCTGTCCGGTAACACCGGTTATTAACGCAACTTTCATTAATTTCTTTTATTTAGTTTTCAGCCTGTAAACATACTTAAATTTTGTTATAATTATAATCCACCACTACGCCGTCAATCCACATTTGTTTATCTTTAATCTGCATCTTCAGCCCCGCAGGCACACAAACAAGCACCACAGATTGTAATGCCGGAATAGTTACTTTAGCTCCTGCCAGCAGGTTCCGCGCCACAAAACGCTGGCTCAGCAAATCGTACACGTCTCTCTTCCCTTTAAGCCCTTTTGGTAACTTAAAATTTATTGTCTTAGCACTGCGATAAGGATTGTAGAACAGGTAACTCGGGTAAGCCTTTGCTGCATAAAAATCAGTCGCCAGCAAATCCAGTCCCAATATTCCTTTTAC comes from the Pedobacter heparinus DSM 2366 genome and includes:
- the gmd gene encoding GDP-mannose 4,6-dehydratase, yielding MKVALITGVTGQDGAYLAEFLLKKGYFVHGLKRRSSSFNTDRIDHLYQDQHEKGVNFKLHYGDLTDSTNLIRIIQETQPDEIYNLAAMSHVKVSFEMPEYTANADGIGTLRLLEAVRILGMEKKTKIYQASTSELYGLVQAVPQSESTPFYPRSPYAVAKMYAYWITVNYREAYQMYACNGILFNHESPLRGETFVTRKITRAACKIALGLQSCLYLGNLSAQRDWGHAKDYIEAMWLILQQEKPEDYVIATGITTTVRDFVKMSFAELGIEVEFSGKDQYERGVIIDVDQEMVVKLGLNDANLKPGTVVVQVDEKYFRPTEVDLLLGDPTKANTKLGWKPKYDLPLLVEDMIQSDLQLMKKDEYLKQGGFKTLNYFE
- the purU gene encoding formyltetrahydrofolate deformylase, whose amino-acid sequence is MIIIIQCRDQVGLVADISGILAAAQLNIISMREHVDKAENRFFMRLEVDGVSDEVLLEAQMRQVLPSGAVIQVNPVPDKKVVVMVTKEYHCLADILIRNNFNTLGAQVLCVIGNHDVLQKICERFAVPFFLIPYHEDKEVSEREIIAKIRSYDPDYVVLAKFMRILSPAFVANFPNKVINIHHSFLPAFAGANPYKKAFERGVKLIGATAHFVTDDLDEGPIIAQQIIPVNHSFTVADMVKSGQEIETAVLAKALRLVLNDRVFVYRNKTVVFE
- a CDS encoding SusC/RagA family TonB-linked outer membrane protein; the protein is MQVSAAGFAQRIILNERKAPLEKILKAIRTQSGYDVIMERKLMDKTKSIDVSVQNATLEETMDIVLKGLNLKYTIEGKIIVIEPVKPSFMDNIRAAFANIDVRGRVVDSTGHALPGASVMVKGKRQIARAGTDGTFLLQNVEEGTILVISYTGYKTREIVASKDLGTIRMDIAVANLEEVAVTVNTGYQKIKPEQSTGAVSQIGTKEYESRVSSNFLDGLVNRLPGLLINNSVQFTSTAPGAISSTSRPLFNIRGISTMSANQSPLIVVDGYPTELTLDMIDPNEIKSVTILKDAASATVYGVRASNGVIIIERKQATPGAAQFNFRTTLGITPEENYSRYRWDPEASGINANYVRERQSLIITPGSWGLLFAPGIPNGGNVRRSIPFYIQAQLAAGIITPAQAESSFAELANYDNLDDYSRLFQRTAIAQTNTLNISGGVPNALYYITANYTGNRSNAVLNDNNRFQLTGRTTLKLAKRLSLELTTEYQENRVNGAPVPGAASYAGYERYEDVNGNPAAIISQSYAPVYNSFILSQGLLDQNYYPLIEANKVSNKTRTLNNKTIANFNYDIGKGFNLLFGGVYETSRTEFRHLAAQGSNEVNSFVNNYTVTPTAANPALAFKRNLPDGDFLRQQNATSTGYTARTQLNYNKRMGNHSLNGIAGAEIRRVLNKSNLASYFGYNDQSLLHQPVDYASIFNGVTGTSGTLVTGNGLGLLENYFNQGYDDDRYVSAFSNVVYSFKDTYSLSGSIRIDQSNLFGSDPKYKYKPLWSLGAAWNIHKEDFMSNFNWLHQLKLRGAYGFNGNVAKLSLPQVIAQSRNNNANTPTLPSLVLFSNANTGLRWEQTENLNLGLDFNVFKNITGSFEYYTKKTTDVMGNSSIDPTLGANSALINYASIRNNGLEFSLKADWISTRDFNWNTGIVVAKNSSKVLDVYRTGQYNPQVLDVLGYVSGYPVGAMFSYDTRGLNNEGHPIIYDQNGASYVVNTSSTGTPLVTAMSDKNSGLVQYSGTSVPTISGGLSNRVDVGNFYFFAMINYYGGFKVRVPRPTPAENRPLPGSNDYWRVAGDELKTNIPNLTDLNSSAPGLAYRYNSNYVVHGDYMTLGDVTVSYRLNDLKFMKNVGFKNFELKAQASNLYSVGFNRYNFSMATGSYAKSYLTPTYTLGLFTNF
- a CDS encoding discoidin domain-containing protein, which translates into the protein MKTYKLNLLAICTVVLLFMACKKDKTGREPLPEGRVTFDVPASTDVVARDFDIRNVSVVSVEMKAALQGSSSSDVHYVTFATDTTKIADYKLKYGNTALLLPTKSYLYYKPTVAIAPGTNLSEAAVLNLSFQTTLQPFSTYVLPLTIASIDGIPQDPKTRKVVYYVFNTKEPRYMSHAGYTPTATASSTFGTNVASRAIDAATGTTFWASSNTVPLPQFLTIDYGRNVTFPGLDYFFPTALTAANGAQTTSAKVETSIDNITWTDKGTYAINVNNTARMHTITLPSLTTARYLRFTILAANPYVASATITYNIGFVGGILLLN
- a CDS encoding FecR family protein; this encodes MKEPIDTLFAKYLDDQCSSAEIKLLLEHFKLPENKTLLKEVILSGLERQAEIKAIPDDLNERIAAIHLRVNEHIQNTMVVKRPLFARLWPRVAAVAAILVIISATLFYYNGKHSFDNLEEQIAAAQIKPGRNQAILTLANGSKVQLSDVNGKPVYIVPEGSAGAAATYNTIEAPAGGQWQVVLPDGTRVWLNALSSITFPTAFIGSERKVKIDGEAYFEVVHNKVLPFRVESTGQTVEVLGTKFNIMAYRDEAQTKTTLLEGAVKIAAGKQEKVLKPGEQAMVMNGGVKIETDVDLENVIAWKNGDFIFKGEDFKTTMRKIARWYNVEISYDPSVPDDIELAGWISRDSQLSMVLKRIEQAGKIKFNVEGRRITVMK
- a CDS encoding EamA family transporter, with amino-acid sequence MPSQLNKKASPLIVILAFAIVYIVWGSTYFFIQKALAGFPPFILGAFRFLAAGLLLITWCSIKGEKIFDKKSIRQAAIAGILMLGIGNGLVIWVEQSIPSGLVAILVSSAAMWFVILDKPKWKENLQSTSTVMGLIIGFIGVILLFAEQVMHTLNNNQSNTQIVGIVLLLLAPIGWAAGSLYSKYNTTTTVSVSVNTSWQMLAAGIAFMPGILFNSELKDFDWHMVSADAWLSVGYLVIFGSIAAFSAYVWLLSVRPATQVSTYAYVNPVVAVLLSILFTSEKVTIIQVAGLVVILGSVLLINLAKYRKEHQLKQKTAYSK
- a CDS encoding RagB/SusD family nutrient uptake outer membrane protein; amino-acid sequence: MKKFKYIAAQLLVCCMVFSGCDKYLDVEPKGKQLLKTTGDFDLWLNAQTFTTEMSSPYLDYMTDNIDYLSVNTPPISLADFVYTWAPQFTNDVTAPAYLWADHYQRISLYNTVLLGIDAAEGGTASQKNSLKAEALLGRAFSYFYLVNEYAKPYDAATASTDLAVPFVTSDNVSQKAPPRATTAEIYQHILDDINVAIPNLPADNSGARFRGSKAAAYSVLARIYLYRREYSEALRYAELALANTRATMIDYTTPASFPTTQNVVSHPDAIYGKGYAAAGIPITLDLKGSFAGNDTRRTIFYSSWTSTVRGATAFYAAAVTPTFQLTNSGTTVQEMHLIAAECAARSTAPNGLATALGHLNQVRRNRYTGTPIESRDFTSSSQSVVFNEVLAERRRELPFHSLRWFDMRRFDMENRMSAVIRTNAQNTVVATLEPNSPRYTLQIPIQVIAFNPDMPQNP
- a CDS encoding RNA polymerase sigma factor, with product MIILEDSYQNNLLVRLKTGDETAFNGIYEAYSKPMYLKILSMTKDKDVADELLQELFIRLWDNKEKIIPGKSFQSYLYTITRNLVYNYFRKVASDNSLIEQMLLRGTDHYLNAEEVLLSKESAALLKNAIDQLSPQRKMVFELCKIDGKSYDEVSKLLGISVATVNSHITKSMQLIKAYLIKHQDTGLLFIGLYLASDLIGK